Proteins from a genomic interval of Papaver somniferum cultivar HN1 chromosome 4, ASM357369v1, whole genome shotgun sequence:
- the LOC113275634 gene encoding transcription factor SRM1-like, translating to MESAVKGEWSREEEKAFENAIAKTHNTMDEQQYWEKISSMVQSKSMEELKQHYGVLVQDINAIEAGLVSLPRYLGEEEETNMDKQTSSASDRKKISSTSGFNTSRSSYFPVGMIGNNDLGGKQQGLVRSGSGSKSNQLEKRKGIPWTEEEHRLFLLGLDKCGKGDWRSISRNFVISRTPTQVASHAQKYFIRLNSMNRDRRRTSIHDITNLNNGVAATPQGPITGEQTNTTTSSTPNSYIGPSFKHHRSSHSPAMPALAMPRMAAAPGQIISAIGTPVTIPPPGHHYPPPYTHMAYPVVPAAMHQ from the exons ATGGAAAGTGCAGTGAAAGGAGAATGGagtagagaagaagagaaagcaTTTGAAAACGCAATTGCGAAGACACATAATACAATGGATGAACAACAGTATTGGGAAAAGATAAGCTCGATGGTGCAAAGTAAAAGTATGGAAGAATTGAAGCAGCACTATGGAGTACTGGTCCAAGATATTAATGCAATTGAGGCGGGGTTAGTATCGCTTCCTCGATATCTAGGCGAGGAAGAAGAGACTAACATGGATAAACAAACTTCATCGGCATCTGATAGAAAAAAAATAAGTAGTACTTCTGGTTTTAATACCAGTAGAAGCAGTTATTTTCCAGTtggaatgattggtaacaatgaCTTAGGAGGAAAACAACAAGGGTTGGTTAGGAGTGGAAGTGGATCCAAATCAAACCAACTAGAGAAGCGTAAAGgaattccatggactgaagaagAGCACAG GTTATTCCTGCTGGGGCTTGACAAGTGTGGGAAAGGTGATTGGAGAAGTATATCGAGAAACTTTGTAATCTCAAGGACTCCAACACAAGTGGCTAGTCATGCACAGAAATATTTCATTCGGTTGAATTCGATGAATAGAGATAGGAGAAGAACGAGCATACATGACATCACAAACCTGAACAACGGTGTCGCTGCGACGCCCCAAGGTCCAATTACAGGAGAACAAACTAACACAACCACATCATCAACGCCAAACAGTTACATTGGTCCATCTTTTAAGCATCACCGATCATCACATTCACCTGCAATGCCTGCTTTGGCAATGCCGAGAATGGCTGCCGCACCAGGCCAAATAATCTCTGCTATTGGCACTCCAGTTACCATACCTCCTCCGGGGCATCACTATCCACCACCATATACCCATATGGCTTATCCGGTGGTGCCTGCAGCAATGCATCAGTAG